The sequence below is a genomic window from Amia ocellicauda isolate fAmiCal2 chromosome 6, fAmiCal2.hap1, whole genome shotgun sequence.
ATAACAGCTGGTTTAATAAAGTGCTCAGAGTTAAACTAAAGGAAACTAGTAGTTTAGTATTTTAATGTGTACATCTTGTCCTCACTGTTGCTGCTGTTCTTTCAATAAAATGTGGCAATTAGTTATTCCCAGATCCTGCTAGTGATAGAATATGTAATAAACAAATCATTATAATTCACTAACATCATCCCAACAAAATCAATAGAAATCATGTTCGTTTTAGTTCTTAGTGTTATTTAAATAGCAGAGAGCGCTTAATTTTACAAATCTGCCATTTGACTTCGAATGTTGGTACAATACATCTTGAAACAAATTGGATATATTGCCTCTTTTGGCATGAATTTCTTTTAGATATTTTCTGCATTTTGGCTTTCTGTTGTCAACTGCCTAGCCCTCTTTATTGCACAAGAAACCAAGATATACCCAAATCAaactattataaaaaaaaaaaaatgtaacaagtTGAGGAACATTTTGGTCAGTCGTGTTGCACGCACAATGAGTTGTGACACGATCGTCTCCCTGTGCTATCGTGTGTCCTGGGAATCCACAATATAAGAACCAGCACATTTTGGTGTCGCAGTGCACTGCTGATGCTGGGACTGGTGCTATAACCCACCACTACTGGAACTCAAACCAGACGTGTTATTAGTAGGTACTGGAACCCAAACCAGTGTTAGCAGATTTTGGGAAAACAGTCTAGGCGTGTAGAAGGTGAACAGGCCTTGGGCTGCCCCCCACCTGCAAACAGGGAAGGAAATAAAGCTGTCTGTCCAGAACAGCACTCAACCGTAAACAGTGTAATACACTGATGCACACATAGCGCACAAAACTTTAATCACATTAATatagatatgttttttttcctattatttaAGGACTATAAagatatacatacaaaaaacatacaaaatataaagaaaattagAAAACAAAGCAGTACAGTACACGAGTATATGGACATGGCTGCTGTACTGGACTGCAGGGGAGCTATTggctggtggggggggtgaaCATCATCAGGTCACTGGCGGCCAGCGACTGGCGCAGGGCCTCTCTCTGCTGGGGTGTGAAGAGGAGGAGGTCTTCTGCTCTGGGCTGGAGAGACAGGGGGAGAGGGagcgaaataaataaaaatacaataggcAATGCAATACAAGGTCAGACAGGAAGTGAAAGGGCCAGTTAAGAGAAAAACCAGGTGAAAGAGTATGATAAGAAAGTGAGAGACAGTGACAGGGAGGGCCGGTGTTACTCACCGAAGCAGCAGGCGTGACGGAGTCAGTCAGGGCAGCCAGCTCTCTGGGCTGGACTGCAgctggggagggggagagggatcAGTGATACAAGGTCAGATTCTTCCACATttgtagtcagtgtgtgtgtgtgtgtgtgtgtgtgtgtgtgtgtgtgtgtgtgtgtgtgtgtgtgtgtgtgtgtgtgtgtgggcgggTTTATGTGGTTCACGAGGACAATTTTTTAAGGTTACAAACTGGTAATTACAAAGttattatgttgtaagtcgccctggataagggcgtctgccaagaaataaaaataataataataattattattattattatgctataaAGGGGGTTTATGAGGACATTGCCAATGTCCCCATAATTCAAATCgcttaaaaaacatactaaattatttattgaaaatgtaaaatataaaaatgcagaaagtttGTTATTAGGGTTAGTGGATAGAATCTATagtttgtacagtataaaaATCATTATGTCTATGGAGAGTCCTCATAATGATAGCGGCAtcaacatgtgtgtgtgtatgggtgagTGAGTatgggtcagtgtgtgtgtgtgtctgtgtgtcagtgtctgtataGTACCTGTATAAGGGCTGTCAGTGTGTACTTCAGACCGCTGCTGCCCCCCCTGGTGGGCCAGCACAGGGCTCTCCATCTCCACATCTACGCCCAGCAGCATTGCTGGGGACGTCACCTCCATGGCAACAGCCTCCCGTGGTGACATGCTGCATCGCACagtgggctgcaggtaccgcaaGTCCAGAGCCGAGAACCCCTggaggacagacacacacacaatcagactCAGAAACTAAATCACACAGGCGCAATTGGGGGGGGAGGGGACGGGGGGCTGCGGACTGAGACTCACCTGACACTGGGGGCTGGCTGGGGTCCCAGGTAACGAGAGCATTGCAGGACCTAGTggactgagagaaagagagatcagTCATGCCCACTAAGCTTTCTtgaactgaattgagagaggAGGACAGTCCTGGGCAAGAAtataaacaaaatgagaaacaatcaaaaatatatgtgagagagagagacagaagacAGAGACAGTGGGGGAGACAGAGGTGGTGGGAATAACCTACCTCTCTGTCCTGTCCACACAGTGTGGGGCCAAGTTTGTGACCTTTAATCCCTCTGCCTCCAGGGGGTCAGAGTGCCCATCCGCCTCCCCCAGAGCAAGGGAGAAGGGAGCTacagagggggtgggggagagggagaaactCAGCCCCCCTACCTGAGCCAATGGTGGAGAAACGGAGCTTGGGACGAGGAAGCGAGGGGAGAGGGAAGGGGGTGGCGAGCCAGGGGTCCTGGACCCGCAATCTGCCTCGGGCTGCTGGGGGGACAGTGGGCACTCTTTCTGGGCCAGGGAGAGGCTGGCTTcctgtccctgtgtctctgtgggaTCAGAGGTCACCCAGTCTGGAGAAGAGAGGGGAGGGTTTGGCAttggggagagaggaagaggaggagagagagatgggttgGAGACAGGGGCCCTGGATGGAGTCAGAGAGACAGTGGAAGGAGGAGCGGATGGGGTGGGCATGACCATGGGGCAGTGGGCCTCAGTGCAGAGGGGAGGGGAAATGGGGTCCGAGTGGGCGTGGGTGTGCGTGGGggcaggggagagagggggaagagggCAGAGCGAAGGAGAGGGAGGGGCGAGAGAGGATGGGTTTGAGGGAGAGCGCTCGATGTCTGGGGTGGGctgtgggaggaggaggaggcggcgcCGGGGGGACAGCTTGGGGGAGGAGGCTGGTACTGTACTCTGATGGAGAGATTTTCTCACAGAACCTGCAGGAGAAAGAATAATAAAggagaagggagggagaggtgtgcagaagagggagagaagggcAAGAGGGTGGGGGAAGAGAGAAACAATTTTTGACTAATGTACTGAGGTACACACACTCTTACATGcctatccccccaccccctcctcacCACTCACTGTCTCTGCCCCCTACCTCCAGCATTCAAattttaaataactttattGACATGCCATTGTGACCCCAGTGCTGCCAGAGCAGTGACAGACAGGCCCAGAGCTCTGGAACAGGAGCCACAGATACAGCCACTCTGCACTGAGGGACAGAGCACagatgtgctctctctctctctctctctctctctctctctcgctctctcacctgGTAGCTTGGCAGGGCTCTCCACCTTGAAGAAACCGGCGTCAAACACCACAGTCTCTGTGTCAGAGGCggcagtggcagtggcaggCTCCCCCTCTGTGCCACAACCTGTCCCTTCCCTCTGCCTGGCCCTCATTGCTGCCTTCACAGCCGCCAGGCGGCTCCTGGCCCCCGCCCTCGAGCCCCCGGCCACCCCCGGCCCCGCGGCACTCTGAGAAGGGGGGGGCAGCTTCTGCAGAGACAGAGGGAAAGAACAAAGAGAAAAATTATGTATCTCTAGATGGCAGAGAAAATTGAGAAGATGGTGCTGAAAGAGATAGAGAaggaaatagagagagagcaagagactCATACAATCACACACCCCTACCCCCCTCACTCTTAGCTCTTACCCTGGCTGTCTTCTTGGGGCGTGAGGGGGCTCTCTGGAGCTGCTGCCACCCGCTCTGCTCCAGCTGCTCCAAAGAACTGAACTTCTTACTAACATCCTCCacctgagggagggagggagagaggatagaagagggagggagagatgaaAGAGAAGGAAGGAGTTTTTGATGGTCATATTATACATCACTCCCCCTCTCTATCCTCCCTTCACTCCTCTCACCAACCACTCCCTCTCTCATGTCCTAAAAGTGCAAGTCAGAGGTCATTGGCTGCTGTGTGCTCAAATGTAACCCCTCTCTCCTGTCCCTGACTCTCAGCCCCTAACCTGGAAGTACACCATGTCCCAGAagccctggaggtcagaggTTGTGGTCTCTTTCTCCCCACGGCCCAGTTCACAATCATCCACCAGCCCCGTGAACTGCAGGAAGCGCTGTGACATCAGCAGCCTGGCCTGGCCCACTGTGGTCCTGATCAGGTCTTGTACTgagagggggaagagagagagaatagtcTGTAACAATACCACTGCACACAGGAGGATTCCATTGACTGGATTCCAcccctgacagagagagagagagagagagagagagagagagaaacagtacATATACTTAAGACTGCAATCAGTGcatcagggagcttcagcctggcagTGAATGAACACAAAGTAAAATCCAGAAGAGCTTTATAAGCCATCAGAtgaaaattatacaaaataaatatacccattAGAATCTGGGGTAACATATTCAACAGTGTGGTCCAGCCCATTGTGCTGTACAGCAGTGAGGTGTGGGGTCCAGTCAGGTGGCAAGACAACACTAACGCTAGGGAAAAACACCCAGTAGAAATCCTGTAGTCTGAATTCTGTAAAGTCATATTACAAGTACAGAGAATTACTCCCAACAACACAtacagggcagaattaggcagATACCTCTTGCTCATCATAGCgcactcgacacgccctgtctgcaatcagaagcgttacactgtgtaggctgtgattatttagcatttgtttaacattactacgagctattgttcagtgtaactgcgtgtatctggcactgtctttttctgtattcagatattaagcggccagtaattgtgctattagcagtcctgcgtgggagggagggccatcctgaccagcctcgtgtcattcaacgcaacacaggtgtgcactgtcctcattagttacaggtgtcgtatttaaccgccccccacccctctgcgccagcagcctcagtgccccccttccgaagggccccaattacaaagggcagggactctagctgcggggactccagcgaggagacgctgcacagcaacaacaggcaaccatgacgatctctccaattcctgtcctgctctctccttcctctcggcgtgcagctgtgcgccattgtttccctaatccctctaacctcatctctttgcctctccccccctcctcctccctctcctctactccactctctggaggcctgtggaactgccactcagcttccaacaaggccgacttcatctctgccttcgcctcccaccagtctctggatttcctcactctcacagagacatggatctccccagacaactctaacacccctgctgccttatcctctctctttgtcctgtcccacttcTCTAGTCTtactgggcggggaggaggaacagggctcctgctctccccttctctcctcttctctgtccccccctctctctcctctatcacgacccacagctttgaattccatgcagtggaaatcacctctccctctcacctcttccttctagttctctaccgtccacctggtccactcacctccttcctggatgaactcgactttcttctctcctctctcccctcgctgtcctcacctaccatcctcctgggagacttcaacatccacctctccaacccttcccactgtgccggatttcttcctctccttcactcctttaacttctctctctccccatctccccccactcacagggctggccgccagctagacctcatcttctcaagaggctgctccccttcgacactctccgtgacacccatggacatctcggaccaccacttcatttccttctccctttcccttccctccctcccctctccagcCACTCCCTGTCACCTTCCACCaaaatctccgctctgtctccccctccacccttgcctccactgccctcactctcttgcaTTCCATTGATTGCttttcaaatctatctgtcaactgtgctacctcctctttgttctcctccctcacctcctcccttgactctctctgtcctctgacgtctcatcctgcccgtcccttccctcctcagccttggatctctgctgttctccgtgcaacccgaactagtctgcgtgccgccgaacagaagtggaaaaggacaacaaccctcgcaaactcttctccaccttctcctccctccttgccccccctccccctcctcctccctcatctctcactgctgatgatttcgcctccttcttctcctccaagattgcagacatccacaggctcttcaatactccaccctcatctcccaccacaccgaaacctcccaccgacctagCTTCCTTtccttcattctcacctctctcagatgctgaagtttctgctctcctcctacatcacaaacccacaacatgcgacctggaccctctcccttctcgtctcttccaagcaaccgctcctgatcttctccccttcatctcctccctcctcaactcctcactcctctctggctgtttcccctctgcatttaaacaagc
It includes:
- the dlgap5 gene encoding disks large-associated protein 5 isoform X2 is translated as MDSDMETGVSRFARLYRRDSSVSLMRVRLARRRSLSQKENRHRAYSQRRGLESALTALPERELSLLEPSAPLDAPLDAPASRERGKGSGQQQPLTQQQQQHKGVSSAAVEERKRMLERYKEAKLLQKERERRQQGQKGVFKVGLYKPEPATYLPPPATHTRAQTRSKAPVASVPTRMTRSMTQQQQQETVKIQSGRTGGPPRSAAKRDAAPPPRTADSVSGTSRAPQTRAAASRTQGVAPPAGRARAAPANPVSSSTRAPQTRAAASRTQAVAPPASRARAAPGNGEMMRKEIRKKDEEQKPTERERMTERPTEGERPTESEMERERPTESEMERERERQMERECVDPSPITSEGGMEAESTAETPASLPALAPSSFAPQDFMFQPPEGLGSFQPNPMSPCSAEAFLNPRFTWSPRVHLHSTDQTEPQQVAPALSPLEQAAPSPLEQATEPQHDVSYFRAVIQGETDRLTGLCIQWDSRTEDPTIPEDIQDLIRTTVGQARLLMSQRFLQFTGLVDDCELGRGEKETTTSDLQGFWDMVYFQVEDVSKKFSSLEQLEQSGWQQLQRAPSRPKKTARKLPPPSQSAAGPGVAGGSRAGARSRLAAVKAAMRARQREGTGCGTEGEPATATAASDTETVVFDAGFFKVESPAKLPGSVRKSLHQSTVPASSPKLSPRRRLLLLPQPTPDIERSPSNPSSLAPPSPSLCPLPPLSPAPTHTHAHSDPISPPLCTEAHCPMVMPTPSAPPSTVSLTPSRAPVSNPSLSPPLPLSPMPNPPLSSPDWVTSDPTETQGQEASLSLAQKECPLSPQQPEADCGSRTPGSPPPSLSPRFLVPSSVSPPLAQVGGLSFSLSPTPSVAPFSLALGEADGHSDPLEAEGLKVTNLAPHCVDRTESPLGPAMLSLPGTPASPQCQGFSALDLRYLQPTVRCSMSPREAVAMEVTSPAMLLGVDVEMESPVLAHQGGQQRSEVHTDSPYTAAVQPRELAALTDSVTPAASPRAEDLLLFTPQQREALRQSLAASDLMMFTPPTSQ
- the dlgap5 gene encoding disks large-associated protein 5 isoform X1, whose product is MDSDMETGVSRFARLYRRDSSVSLMRVRLARRRSLSQKENRHRAYSQRRGLESALTALPERELSLLEPSAPLDAPLDAPASRERGKGSGQQQPLTQQQQQHKGVSSAAVEERKRMLERYKEAKLLQKERERRQQGQKGVFKVGLYKPEPATYLPPPATHTRAQTRSKAPVASVPTRMTRSMTQQQQQETVKIQSGRTGGPPRSAAKRDAAPPPRTADSVSGTSRAPQTRAAASRTQGVAPPAGRARAAPANPVSSSTRAPQTRAAASRTQAVAPPASRARAAPGNGEMMRKEIRKKDEEQQKPTERERMTERPTEGERPTESEMERERPTESEMERERERQMERECVDPSPITSEGGMEAESTAETPASLPALAPSSFAPQDFMFQPPEGLGSFQPNPMSPCSAEAFLNPRFTWSPRVHLHSTDQTEPQQVAPALSPLEQAAPSPLEQATEPQHDVSYFRAVIQGETDRLTGLCIQWDSRTEDPTIPEDIQDLIRTTVGQARLLMSQRFLQFTGLVDDCELGRGEKETTTSDLQGFWDMVYFQVEDVSKKFSSLEQLEQSGWQQLQRAPSRPKKTARKLPPPSQSAAGPGVAGGSRAGARSRLAAVKAAMRARQREGTGCGTEGEPATATAASDTETVVFDAGFFKVESPAKLPGSVRKSLHQSTVPASSPKLSPRRRLLLLPQPTPDIERSPSNPSSLAPPSPSLCPLPPLSPAPTHTHAHSDPISPPLCTEAHCPMVMPTPSAPPSTVSLTPSRAPVSNPSLSPPLPLSPMPNPPLSSPDWVTSDPTETQGQEASLSLAQKECPLSPQQPEADCGSRTPGSPPPSLSPRFLVPSSVSPPLAQVGGLSFSLSPTPSVAPFSLALGEADGHSDPLEAEGLKVTNLAPHCVDRTESPLGPAMLSLPGTPASPQCQGFSALDLRYLQPTVRCSMSPREAVAMEVTSPAMLLGVDVEMESPVLAHQGGQQRSEVHTDSPYTAAVQPRELAALTDSVTPAASPRAEDLLLFTPQQREALRQSLAASDLMMFTPPTSQ